The genome window tcggtaattccgtcggaatttCCCTATATATACcgccccccaccccccccccccccgcacCGTCTCCTCCTTCCCCTCGTCTCCCCCTCCCTCTCCCCGTCGTCTCCCCCTCGTCTCCCCCTCCCTCTCCCCCTCGTCTCCCCCGTCGTCTCCCCCTCCCTCTCCCCGTCGTCTCCCCCGTCGTCTccctctcttctcctcttctcccttcctcttctcctcttctccccctcttctcctttcacttctcttctcctcttctccctttctcttctcctcttctcaagtgtgatcttcttctctcatttagtttcaaaaggtatgtatttttttttctttatctttgtattttttttattttaattatgattattttttttggtgttctttgttttgtatattgtttgtagataaaatcttaaattcaacacattattaaggtaagcattttttattcccaaatttattttgaattgatataatgttttttaattttgtgtgttgtgtagtgttttttagttttttaattttatttattaattttagttttttagttttgatattattgtttgtattgttataattgttattgttgaatttatgttaaaaatgttagtttataaatataattgttattgttgatttattttaaaaatgttagtttataaatataattgttattgatgatttattttaaaaatgttaatttatatatatagaattgcatttaattattagtgtatcttaatttaggatattattgtttgtattgctataattgttattgttgaatttatgttaaaaatgttagtttataaatataattgttattgttgatttattttaaaaatgttagtttataaatataattgttattgttgatttattttaaaaatgttagtttataaatataattgttattgttgatttattttaaaaatgttagtttataaatatatttgttattgttgatttattttaaaaatgttaatttatatatatagaattgcatttaattattagtgtatcttaatttaggatattattgtttgtattgctataattgttattgttgaatttatgttaaaaatgttagtttataaatataattgttattgttgatttattttaaaaatgttagtttataaatataattgttattgttgatttattttaaaaatgttaatttatatatatagaattgcatttaattattagtttatcttaatttaggatattattgtttgtattgctataattgttattgttgaatttatgttaaaaatgttagtttataaatataattgttattgttgatttattttaaaaatgttagtttatatatatagaattgcatttaattattagtttatcttaatttaggataaaataattaaatgaatgttcatagttgtaattctatatgatgttattgaataaaatgttgtgttgatgatgatgagttgggttgagatccaggatgattggatcgggatgtgaaataaaattggaagtgtaatatgattttgtcgacaacttgggaccccccagtacaggggagactcagtcgaattttttttttaaataatcgaagttaattattcgtatacatgtgtgtagatgcgtagaatgaaatcgacagcacgtcgtcagaagacggttgcagctagttcttctagcagcgaggaggacgtatccttaggtgctgatcacggcgaggaatctacgccaacttgtgatgctgcctcttctagcgcggtttcacagcgcagaagcggtgtgccttcacagcggggtcaattcacccgcaagtaccaggcacaatggaaggatgacctctcaatgtaagtttgtttaggttttagtttttttttttatatacttataacataatttatgaacaactaattaatattaattactacttttatttaatttcaggtttacaaacattgaggctgcaaggactataacattggcgtttaaatcgtcgatggagattccattgtttcaatggagccaggtttccaaacatcctgagtggaaacctaatatcgatgcatggtttaagcgatttcaggtcggtgttaatttttaatttccagcttatttttaataaatgatttttataattttatatcttgtactatttttattttatatgaattatttatatacacataacaaatttgagtgggatagggcggacaacaatgttgtgaggagggtatgggagaatcacgcggcaacaggtaacatcaaaaataatatttatttttattttataatttaatgttttaaattctaatttgttactatggaagtaggttgcgtgatttttggtatgacacccaaaaaaaatcaaaaaaacatgcgagggataacggtcttgaaggatggaatgaggtggcggtttggcaggaattcaaaccgccattcatctcgggggaaatatggacggcatatattgagcacgtgacctcagagcggttctcacggcgctcacagtctggcgccgacaaccggaaccggcaaatttatggttcggtgaccacgcacactggcggatccgtcccattcagcgcacatgcaaagcggatggtaagattaattttattgaaatatatcgataattaatttgtcgttccttataatatatttaactttcaacctattttttccttacaggctgcgtctcttggacgtgaaccgagtccaatggagctgtttctagagacgcatgtgcggagtcaagaccgccaaaaaggggtgcagcagttcgtggacaaccgtgctcagcacttcgtggtatgttcgttcattcattttattttgtaagttattattttcttgaattgcatcttgaattgcatttgatgatttttttatcgatggaattttcaggagacctataatagccggttgagggagagatatggggacaatccgtcgacccatccagatttcgatccagatttatggatggaggcgggatcgtctggtggacccgataaaaacagggtctacgggctctccaacactacggctgacaacttgcgttcgactcgtagtgtctcaactgttggaagctctccatcagtatcgaacacccagtctgaggagttcattgcgttgaaacaacaatatcaacaactctcgacgaattatgatgagctccgtcaaatagtcatggagatgagatcaaagatgggtgacgatacttgtgcagcttctttttggccatttggtcccgggaacaaccagcctcctcctcctccgcctcctcctccagctccgccgctattctagtttaattttgttttttaaacacattaaacttgtaatgaatattattacttttacattttttatgtttaatgcatttttatttgtttattaatgttttttacaattaataaattatttttttatatatatttcaaatatttaccgacggaaaatatccgtcggtatttaacagagagttggcgaacaattaccatccatgccatcgttaccgacggcatcaccgacggataatatccgtcggtgattaacgACGGCCATACCGACGGCTAATATCTGTTGGTATTAgacagagagttgcaacaaaattacaagccatgccataaataccgacggaaaccccgtcggtgatgccgtcggtaattacccttaaaagtaCCGATGGATtggccgtcggtaatgttcccgcgaggaatttttttttggcgcgcgtatccgtctgtattaccgtcggtgaatggttttttttatttgcgacagaattagcgacggaaatgggatttaccgacgactgttttaccgacggacgtgatccgtcggtgaatccgtcggtattgttttcaccgacggagttcattgctatcaccgacggaattaatccgtcggtaaaactggataatgttgtagtgtGGTTCGACTCCATTAATGAGAAGAAATCTGAATAAGATGTTAAGATTTGATGGTGTAGGCGTACAtaactcaatcaatttaatccaTCCTTTTATCCTGATAGCGCAAGTTTCAGGCATGTGAGCTGGAAGTCAATAACTAGTAAAATCTGGAGACTGAAGTTTCTGCTGCCAAAGCCATGGCCTGTTAACACCATAGGAAAACCTATAGACTAAATGTGTGTTGCCTTAAACTTGACCTGTTAACCTCGCATCCTTTGTCCAGAAGCCCCGCAGGACTCTGAAGATGATTTCACAATTAGAAAATCAAGTTCCCAGTACTGAACTTCAGCTCCAGCTCCAGCTCCAAGCTTTAATCTAGTCTCATCCCGTGATTATGTCATTCTAACATTATACTTATTCGAATTCTACCGCTTCTTGCTAAAACACAGTCGTAGATTAAGAGAACGATTTGTGTAAAAATGCTTCCAACAATTCATCATTAGTGGCATGATTACTTTATGGTCACAATTCTGGCTTAAGATCTCGGATCATTCCGAATTTCTTATAAAGGGGAGAAGAATGGCTCGTCCTGAGTGTGAAATCTAAACAGTTTCAACGTGGCTTCAGGTTACAACCACGTTGGATTGGTGCAGACAGGTCAGTATAAGTGGACTTCGGTCTCTTAAAAAGGTATTTGCGTTCATTAAACAGGGGTTTTAACTTTAAGCTTTGGATATATTAGCTTAGAGGGTCCTTCCTTTTCAAGAGTGTGGACCGAACGCCCCAAGATTTCCAAAACTAAGAAAGTAGTTGTGTTTACAACCAAGAGCAATAAGGCTAAGGGGTTAGGATCATTGTACATGAGTGTCGTCTTACCATTGAATGATTAGTCACCTTTCTTTATAATGAAGTATTTTTGGAGTTTAAAAttcttaagaaataatttaaatttgtgaACTATTTACAAGTTTAAcgaatttatttcttaaaaaaatgtttgtatatTTGCTTAAAATCTGATTGAGTTggtgtgagtttttttttttattgaattattaaataagTAAATTTGTATATAATCGGATAGAAAAAGATTTAAGTAGAAAGAATATTAAGATATCTTTATCtacttgaattttaaataaagaagtgatttattttgatgaaaaggaAGAACTAATTAGtgaaaattatcatttatcaaaatGTCTATTTGATAACTTTTTCTATATACCACCACATCATCAAAATCCTTAtttctatattaataataaagatgatgtttgattttattttattatattaaaacctttttatttttttaattattttggcattttgtttgtgttaacttattttaaattaaataagttttaaatctTTACTTTGACTATTTaggaatgttttaaattttaaaattatatttaaatgtttCATATATCGTGTGTttgtattatataatttaaaattaatttatcttttaaattaaattggaatCATATATGTTgcattatatatattcaaaaagcATAGGATCTCAGAATAGAAtactgaaatattttaaaatcaaaatttattgttccattaaaaaaaaccaaaacaccaTCTAAGACAGAATTGATAACCTTGTTCTAtcttatacaattttatttttaatttttcacaaaaACCAACATAACAGCTGTGAAACAAGAATTCATGGACAGACCTACTTAATGCTGAAAGCAAAAATTTCCAGGATTTGGCAGACATATTAGAAGTTAATGTACAGGCATGTGCCTTGTGTCATCacatatttatcattttcttgaatgGGTAAGACATTGAGATTCTTACAGTTCATCGATCGATCgagctaattaatttttgtttcaacttGTAAGAAAGTGGTTCCCAAAATGACATGGAAGTTAGATGTCTTTGTTGACGATTATGCATCATCATGGCTGGTCATCCTCTTAAAAGTTTAAGGATCCTAAGGAATAAATTTTCAGGATATTTTCTAAGACCTGCATAGTTTGTGGATGACCTGCATATTGCTTTGCCtgtaattaatgatattaaaatttatacaacAAAGTGGAAAGGCCACTAACACTAGTATGAGCAGCAGGAATGGTATCGGTGATGGTAGCAGATATATAATCTGCAAAGACACAGACAAGAGACAACTCAATCATCCTCGTCTATTTTTTTCGAAGCTAAATTACTCATAGCATGTTGTACTTCATCGTTATTAAAATCATGAGctaacttgtaaaattatataattttatgagtCAATTTGTATTATCTGATTTGCTCCTCCCATTCTAATTTCATGATCCTCTCCTCTAGGTTAATGATTCTAAAGAGGGCTACCAAGCAAGAAagtagtgaagaagaagaaaaacagaagaagatttcctttgtttttatatgaataattggTCGGACGGTTCTAGATTTTCCAGAATCCAGTCAACTAGTTATGTGATTCAAGGctttcaacattttttatcttttggttCCGTAATTTCCTGCATTTGCTACGTTACAATCCGcaatttgaaataaatgacTTTAATTCCTTGCCTGCTTTTGGTTCGGTATATCAAATTTactatgatattattttataactgtGCTTTATTTGCTCCCACTTGTATCAAAAGTTACAAGTCATCATATGTGGGACTTGGttcaataaatttcaaattcataatataataaaatattacttaCGATGCAATAAGTCTAAATACTTCTGagtttgtaattatttttttagtatttatttttttctaaattaatataCATTTAGAGTTGTAGTTatactataatattaataattatgggATGATTAGTTAAGTTGATGACTAGTAAAATAAGTTGAGGTTTCCTGAAACTCCGCTGCTTGCTTTGATCTATGCTCAGCTGGAAATGAAGGACTTTCAAAGTGAATATGACTCATTTCAAGATTgacaatttgaaattaaatataacCAAGTTAAAAAGCAAGTTGATGATTTTAGTGAAGTTTTAGATTATCTTTCATCTAATGATTAGATAActgatagaaaaaaacatgatggtTCATCAAATATTGATTTGTTTGGTGTCATTGACAGTGTAACacgaaaaaaaagataaaaaaaatgaaagtgacAATGAAGAGATTTCTAATGATACTGAAATAAAGAGTCATGGGATTGAAGATGATTTAGagattcaaaataatatcaatccATATAATTCAAGtagttttgatttaaatattattaataatattgatgttaataatagtagtagctCTAATGTTCACAATATCGGTAttggtactagtagtagcaATAATAATCTTCTAGATGATAATGATCTTGATGAATGTTTTAGGTgtgaaaatttgataaattataatctgaacaaaataaataaaataccgaatagattaaataaaaaaatttcaggtattgtaaatgaataaaataaaataaaagagaaggtgttgttgtataaattaaataaaaaaaaagaattgagacaaaaataaacaatcctaTGCCTTCGTAACATGTATTCCTTGGTAGCAATCAGCTCACCTAACTATTGATTTCCTATTCATTTGTAGGTTGTATCCTGTTGAAGAGTGTGACATACATGCGGATATTTTGACAGCAGCATGATTGGGGATGTACTTTCTAACTAAGGTTGTCATGACACCCTTGATTGCATAGAAAATGATGTCGATTTCCTAGCATTTTCAAGCTTTGCCTAAAGCTTCCATGGCTCATAAAAATCTATCTCTTCTGAATGTAAGCAGCCAAATGGTTTTGCTTTATGGGTATGATGTCAGATCCGATGTAAGGATGCATGTTCCAGCTCTTTCAATGGCTGAGAGTTTTTTGACACTGGGCAGTCTAGACACTTGAGCTACATGGCCTTGGCTAACATCTTGAAAAAGTTCCTTAAAAtagatctttttttatatagcttTTGGAAATCAGCATGTTCTTTGGAATGTTGAGCAATAACTTTGGCACCTATATTTCTCAAGTtcatttaattgaattaaaaaagaaaaagaaaaaaaaggtaacaaATGACTGGAAAAGCAGCTTAGGAGCTGGCGTCTGGGCTGCTGCAGGGCAATTGGTATACCATTAATGCATAAAGAATGGTGCCAGGAGTTTAATTGTTTTGGCGACAACCATTTTCTAACACTGCAAGAGGGTAGGTATCTGATTATTAATGGAACGCCTATATTCTACAAGTTCACCATGGTTCATGACTCTTTTTGTCCATTCCACAGTTGCCCTCCACTTCTCTTTCTCACTGCGTTGGTAACTTTTGATCAATGGCCGTGGTGACACTGTGTTTTCTGACTTGTAAGACAGTTTTTGAGCTCTGTGTAATTTTGTCACTTGTGTCTGACTGACTGAAGTTGACCAAGTGCTAGCAACGGAAGCAACCAGCCAACTACTAGTCATCCTAACCAACATGAGAGACGGCATGAGTTTTTTCTTGGAATCACTCTTCTTTCACCCCACTCGTGTACAGCAGAGACTGGTCGTTAACAGCTCAGAGCAGGATGAACGGCTGCTTTCTGGTCTCTAAAAATATCTCCCATGGCAAAAGTGCAGAAGAACCCTCGCATCCTCTGCCCTAAATCGTTTCCTAACTGGGGCTGACGGGAGAGTAAATGCACTTAACTATTATAGCAAACTTATGACGACTTGAAGAGCTTCACCTTTTCAATCTCTAAGTTGCACATGCCAAAAACTCCTTGGATGAGATCACTGTCATGGCATTAACGCCAGCCACTTAAATGTTGACGACTTGCTGCTCATCTCTCGTTTCCTGAGCTCGATATTCCACCATGGTTTCGTCGAGTGATTTGGTAGGCTCTTGCCATAACTGTTAGACGATTAGGGTGGTCAGTGGCCAAAGTTTATGCTGACTTTAGTCTCATGCCAAACAGAAAGGACACAGTGTACTTGGCTGAAGAGACGGAGAAAAAACCAtaatataaatctatttttatgataattttaaaataaatttatatttaaaaaaaaaaacatgtcactTCCATCTCCGTATCTCCAGTATTCATGTTTAATTAACTCTATTTTAAGCTGGTGCTTCAATAAATCAGTCTATCAGATGAATAtgttcttaaaaagaaaaaatgttagATGGTTTTCAGCTACTACTCACAGAGCATTGATGGTAGGGCATGAGGTGTCACATTATCTGACTGGGACAAAAATATTTCACTTCACTTGCTAGACCTATAAATACCGCACACCACGTTGAGTTTTCAATGCACCAACCATCAAAAAGAGATGGGCTCTTCTCCATTACTCTCTTTCCTTGTTCTCACTTCTCTGGTGGTGTTGTTCGTCACCCCTTCCCATTCTTCAGAGTACGATGTTGTTCAGGAACCAGCGCCTCCTGTTACGTCCAGGAAAATCTCTCGCAATTCTGAGAAAGTTACAATGTCTTTATATTATGAATCTCTTTGTCCATATTGCAGCAGTTTCATTGCAGGTCCCCTAGCTCAGGTCCTGGAGACTGATCTCATGACCATTCTCAATCTCAGACTGGTTCCATGGGGAAATGCTATTCTCGACTCCAACAATACCATTGAGTGTCAGGTTGCAATTTCCATCTTCAgtattgttctttctttttgtttcttgttctttCCATTGTTTGATCAATCACCTTTTACTTTGGTATTTTGCAGCATGGGGAAGATGAATGCTATCTGAACATCATACAAGCTTGTGCCATCAACCTCTGGCCTGATTTGGTAAAACCTGCTCTCTCTGATAAATACTTAACTGTGAACAGAAATAAACATGGTGAAAAAACAAgcatttattgtaatttagaAGATACAATTCAGCCACAGAATGAAATTGATCTTCAGTTAATTAATATGCAGAAGAAGCACTTTGATTTCATCAAGTGTATCGAAAAGCAATATAAAGCTCCTGATAGATATGGAGCAGAAGAATCCTGGGAAGTATGTTCTG of Populus trichocarpa isolate Nisqually-1 chromosome 16, P.trichocarpa_v4.1, whole genome shotgun sequence contains these proteins:
- the LOC127904411 gene encoding uncharacterized protein LOC127904411 — encoded protein: MRRMKSTARRQKTVAASSSSSEEDVSLGADHGEESTPTCDAASSSAVSQRRSGVPSQRGQFTRKYQAQWKDDLSMFTNIEAARTITLAFKSSMEIPLFQWSQVSKHPEWKPNIDAWFKRFQVGVNF
- the LOC7460383 gene encoding gamma-interferon-responsive lysosomal thiol protein, with the protein product MGSSPLLSFLVLTSLVVLFVTPSHSSEYDVVQEPAPPVTSRKISRNSEKVTMSLYYESLCPYCSSFIAGPLAQVLETDLMTILNLRLVPWGNAILDSNNTIECQHGEDECYLNIIQACAINLWPDLKKHFDFIKCIEKQYKAPDRYGAEESWEVCSGILRLSTQSIKKCYDSGHGKELVLQNGKETDHLRPPHKYVPWVVVDDTPLLDDYGSFIHYVCKAYKGKSLPKTCSSHPNTSINKDTSLQSVCHASEARSGDSSGKHQMKMEPLA